In Lepus europaeus isolate LE1 chromosome 8, mLepTim1.pri, whole genome shotgun sequence, a single genomic region encodes these proteins:
- the SGMS2 gene encoding phosphatidylcholine:ceramide cholinephosphotransferase 2 isoform X2, protein MDIIETAKLEEHMENQTNDPTNTYTRPTEPAEEENKNGNGKAKSLSNGLRKGTKKYPDYIQIAMPTESRNKFPLEWWKTGIAFVYALFNLVLTTVMITVVHERVPPKELSPPLPDKFFDYIDRVKWAFSVSEINGIILVGLWITQWLFLRYKSIVGRRFFFIIGTLYLYRCITMYVTTLPVPGMHFQCAPKLNGDSQAKIQRILRLISGGGLSITGSHILCGDFLFSGHTVVLTLTYLFIKEYSPRHFWWYHLLCWLLSAAGIICILVAHEHYTVDVIIAYYITTRLFWWYHSMANEKEN, encoded by the exons ATGGATATCATAGAGACTGCAAAACTTGAAGAACATATGGAAAATCAAACCAACGATCCTACCAACACCTACACCAGACCCACTGAACCTgctgaagaagaaaacaaaaatggcaaCGGTAAAGCCAAGAGCTTATCCAATGGGCTGCGGAAGGGCACCAAGAAATACCCAGACTATATCCAAATTGCCATGCCCACTGAATCTAGGAACAAGTTTCCCCTAGAATGGTGGAAAACGGGCATTGCCTTTGTATACGCACTCTTCAACCTCGTCTTGACGACCGTCATGATCACAGTCGTGCACGAGAGGGTCCCTCCCAAGGAGCTCAGCCCTCCGCTCCCAGACAAGTTTTTTGATTACATTGATCGGGTGAAATGGGCATTTTCTGTATCagaaataaatgggattatattagttGGATTATGGATCACCCAGTGGCTGTTTCTAAGATACAA GTCCATAGTGGGGCGCAGATTCTTTTTTATCATTGGAACTTTGTACCTGTATCGCTGTATTACCATGTACGTTACTACTCTCCCTGTGCCTGGAATGCATTTCCAGTGTGCTCCAAAG CTCAATGGAGACTCTCAGGCAAAAATACAGCGGATTCTTCGGTTGATTTCCGGTGGTGGATTGTCCATTACTGGATCACATATCTTGTGTGGAGACTTCCTCTTCAGCGGCCACACAGTCGTGCTGACACTGACTTATTTGTTCATCAAGGAAT ATTCGCCTCGTCACTTCTGGTGGTATCATTTACTCTGCTGGCTGCTGAGTGCTGCCGGGATCATCTGCATTCTTGTAGCACACGAACACTATACTGTCGATGTGATCATTGCTTATTATATCACAACGCGGCTGTTTTGGTGGTACCATTCAATGGCCAATGAAAAG GAGAACTGA
- the SGMS2 gene encoding phosphatidylcholine:ceramide cholinephosphotransferase 2 isoform X1 — MDIIETAKLEEHMENQTNDPTNTYTRPTEPAEEENKNGNGKAKSLSNGLRKGTKKYPDYIQIAMPTESRNKFPLEWWKTGIAFVYALFNLVLTTVMITVVHERVPPKELSPPLPDKFFDYIDRVKWAFSVSEINGIILVGLWITQWLFLRYKSIVGRRFFFIIGTLYLYRCITMYVTTLPVPGMHFQCAPKLNGDSQAKIQRILRLISGGGLSITGSHILCGDFLFSGHTVVLTLTYLFIKEYSPRHFWWYHLLCWLLSAAGIICILVAHEHYTVDVIIAYYITTRLFWWYHSMANEKNLKVSSQTNFLSRAWWFPIFYFFEKNVQGSIPCCFSWPLSWPPGCFKSSCKKYSRVQKIGEDNEKST, encoded by the exons ATGGATATCATAGAGACTGCAAAACTTGAAGAACATATGGAAAATCAAACCAACGATCCTACCAACACCTACACCAGACCCACTGAACCTgctgaagaagaaaacaaaaatggcaaCGGTAAAGCCAAGAGCTTATCCAATGGGCTGCGGAAGGGCACCAAGAAATACCCAGACTATATCCAAATTGCCATGCCCACTGAATCTAGGAACAAGTTTCCCCTAGAATGGTGGAAAACGGGCATTGCCTTTGTATACGCACTCTTCAACCTCGTCTTGACGACCGTCATGATCACAGTCGTGCACGAGAGGGTCCCTCCCAAGGAGCTCAGCCCTCCGCTCCCAGACAAGTTTTTTGATTACATTGATCGGGTGAAATGGGCATTTTCTGTATCagaaataaatgggattatattagttGGATTATGGATCACCCAGTGGCTGTTTCTAAGATACAA GTCCATAGTGGGGCGCAGATTCTTTTTTATCATTGGAACTTTGTACCTGTATCGCTGTATTACCATGTACGTTACTACTCTCCCTGTGCCTGGAATGCATTTCCAGTGTGCTCCAAAG CTCAATGGAGACTCTCAGGCAAAAATACAGCGGATTCTTCGGTTGATTTCCGGTGGTGGATTGTCCATTACTGGATCACATATCTTGTGTGGAGACTTCCTCTTCAGCGGCCACACAGTCGTGCTGACACTGACTTATTTGTTCATCAAGGAAT ATTCGCCTCGTCACTTCTGGTGGTATCATTTACTCTGCTGGCTGCTGAGTGCTGCCGGGATCATCTGCATTCTTGTAGCACACGAACACTATACTGTCGATGTGATCATTGCTTATTATATCACAACGCGGCTGTTTTGGTGGTACCATTCAATGGCCAATGAAAAG AACTTGAAGGTCTCTTCGCAGACCAATTTCTTGTCTCGAGCCTGGTGGTTCcccatcttctatttttttgagaaaaatgtcCAAGGCTCCATTCCTTGCTGCTTCTCCTGGCCACTCTCTTGGCCTCCTGGCTGCTTCAAATCATCGTGCAAAAAGTATTCACGGGTTCAGAAGATTGGGGAAGATAATGAAAAGTCTACCTGA